The following proteins come from a genomic window of Geomonas sp. RF6:
- a CDS encoding sigma-54-dependent Fis family transcriptional regulator: MVDKNIFFREMTVKICSSLEIKTALTSAFEYLREHIPLDGISLTVRDTNVSSLRRVAHVTNGRLGLTEEIIPLPEDLWVKVQSWNIHVPTIMNPHRDELIRELAPHMKLKGYSVIQIPLWVEKERLGWLILRARGEDLYDSSHVELLSTVSEPFAIALANALAHEKLKKYSDILLDDNRFLNKELLFKKEEIIGGNSGLRHVMEMVQQVAPLNNSVLILGETGAGKEVIANAIHFGSSRRDGPFIKVNCGAIPESLMDSELFGHEKGAFTGAHSEKRGRFERADGGTIFLDEIGELPLQAQVRLLRVLQDRQIERVGGTRPIPVDIRVIVATHRNLESMVSENRFREDLWFRLNVFPIIIPPLRQRKEDIAPLARHFVEQKCWGLGISVPPQIAPGALQRLMNYGWPGNVRELENLVERELILHRGGQLYFDSVLPREGNGVLSPREVGDDAPPMRLDEAMALHISSVLKRTNGKIHGVGGAAELLGLEPNTLRARMDKLGIKFRRREKAASAPPLR; this comes from the coding sequence ATGGTGGACAAAAACATATTTTTCCGCGAGATGACTGTCAAGATCTGCAGCAGTCTCGAGATAAAGACGGCGCTTACCAGCGCCTTTGAGTATCTGCGCGAACATATTCCCCTTGACGGCATAAGCCTCACCGTGCGCGATACCAACGTTTCATCCCTCAGAAGGGTCGCCCACGTCACCAACGGCAGGCTCGGCCTCACCGAAGAGATCATCCCGCTCCCCGAGGACCTCTGGGTGAAGGTCCAGTCGTGGAACATCCACGTCCCCACCATAATGAACCCGCACCGCGACGAGCTCATCAGGGAGCTCGCCCCGCACATGAAGCTGAAGGGGTACTCCGTCATCCAGATCCCCCTGTGGGTCGAGAAGGAGCGCCTGGGGTGGCTGATCCTGCGCGCCCGCGGCGAGGACCTTTACGACTCCTCCCACGTGGAGCTCCTCTCCACCGTGAGCGAGCCGTTCGCCATCGCTCTCGCAAACGCGCTCGCCCACGAGAAGCTGAAGAAATACAGCGACATCCTCCTCGACGACAACCGCTTCCTCAACAAGGAGCTCCTCTTCAAGAAAGAGGAGATCATCGGCGGCAACTCGGGCCTGCGCCACGTCATGGAGATGGTGCAGCAGGTGGCGCCGCTGAACAACTCCGTGCTCATCCTTGGCGAGACGGGTGCAGGTAAGGAAGTCATCGCCAATGCCATTCACTTCGGGTCCTCGCGCAGGGACGGCCCCTTCATCAAGGTAAACTGCGGAGCAATCCCGGAGAGCCTGATGGACAGCGAACTCTTCGGCCACGAGAAGGGCGCCTTCACCGGCGCTCACAGCGAAAAACGCGGACGCTTTGAGCGCGCCGACGGCGGGACGATCTTTCTTGATGAGATCGGCGAATTGCCGCTCCAGGCCCAGGTGCGCCTGCTGCGTGTCCTCCAGGACCGCCAGATCGAGAGGGTCGGCGGGACGAGGCCGATACCGGTCGATATCCGGGTCATCGTGGCCACGCACAGGAACCTGGAGAGCATGGTCTCCGAAAACCGCTTCCGCGAGGACCTGTGGTTCAGGCTGAACGTCTTTCCCATCATCATCCCGCCGTTGCGGCAGCGAAAGGAGGACATTGCCCCCCTCGCCCGCCACTTCGTGGAGCAGAAGTGTTGGGGGCTGGGGATCTCCGTCCCGCCGCAGATTGCCCCCGGCGCGCTGCAGCGCCTCATGAACTACGGATGGCCCGGCAATGTGCGCGAGTTGGAGAACCTGGTGGAAAGGGAACTTATTCTGCACCGCGGGGGGCAGCTCTATTTTGATTCGGTGCTGCCGCGGGAAGGGAATGGGGTGCTGTCTCCGAGGGAGGTTGGAGACGATGCACCACCGATGCGGCTCGATGAAGCGATGGCATTGCACATCAGCAGTGTGCTGAAAAGGACGAACGGAAAGATCCATGGGGTCGGGGGTGCCGCAGAGCTTCTCGGGCTGGAGCCGAATACCCTGCGGGCCAGGATGGATAAACTGGGGATCAAATTCCGGCGCAGGGAGAAAGCCGCTAGCGCTCCCCCGCTTCGGTAG